The Paenibacillus sp. FSL W8-0426 region CATTTTTTTGGCCTCCCAGAATAGCCCGGTAAGCACGTCCTTGATTCGCTTTTTGTCTTCGGCATCGAGCGGAATGCCGTCGAACATCAGATCATCTTCCTCTTCCAGCATCTTTTTGAAATCCCTGCGGTCCTTGTAGGTTGCCCACTCGGGTGCATCGGCCATTCCGGGAACAGAGCCTGTTTCTTCGATATATCCTGCTCTTTGCATCATGTCGGGGTAGGATGCCGATAGCGCGTCAGCGAGCTTGCGAATCGTTGCAGGTTTGGGAACGCCCCGGACGCCGTTCTCGATTCGTGAAATTTGCGAATTGCTAATGCCGGCGGCATCGGCGAGTTGGTTGATGCTGAACCCTTGCTGTTCCCGGAGATGTTTAAGGTACGGACCAAATGCGTGTTCCACAATTCATGCCACTCCTTTTATATAGGGAATCATTTGTTGCAAATAATATAACGCATTTAATACCTTAAGGTAAAGGAATAAGATATTTTGATGCCAAAAGGCAAAGAAAACGAGAGAATGGCTTTAGTTATGTCTGCAAAATGAACGGATATGAGGGTTTACTCTGCTCTCCAGAAAGTGGTATTCTCAAATAGAAATACGAACAATATGCGAACACAATGTAAATTATAAGCTATTTTTCCCTGTTTGTGTAGTGCGATTTCACCGGAACGGGCGACCTATGCCGTGTTCCAAAAGGCAATGAAATCGCCGGAATTTGGGTGTTGCATTCATGGTGGAACAGAAGAACTCTAATTCGAGAGGTTAACTAGGAGGGAACGAATATGGAAATGACATTGCCTGAATTGGATCGACGGAAAACGCAGGCCGCGGTGGAAGCGGCTTTGGAAAAATACCGCATTTATAAAACGGTCGCTTTTGAGGAGCGCGAGGCGATGGTGACGGCCAGTTATACGGCTCGATTTCATGGCGCAACCAATGTTACGGGCGATTCGACGGCCCGAACGGCGATCCATAACGTGGACGTGCGGCGGGCAAGGCAGGCATACTGCGATACGATCGAAACGATTGTTTCAAGGCTGAGCGAAAAGGAACAAATTCTCGTGACCGAAAGATATATGAAGGATGACGATGTTTTTGATTACAAGGTGTACAACCACGTGTTCGATCCGCCCGTAAGCAAAGATACGTATACGAAAATCCGCACGCGTGCGTTCTATAAAATGGCGCTCGCGCTGGCTGACCGCGGCCTGATCAACATGGATCCGCTGGCCTCATCCCGTGCGGAACGCAAAAAACTCGGCTGAACGCTGCCGGTGCTGCGGAAACTTCCATAACCTCCGCCGATTGTATACAATAATTGAATGATTACTCGGGGAGATAGGAGGGAGCAAGCCGGAATGTCGGAACAAGCCGGAATCAGGGAAATGTACACGCTCAAGACGATTGCCGAGACGCTGAACACATCGAATGATCTTGGAGCGATGATGGATACCGTCGTAGGCAAGCTGCTTGAATTGACCGGATTGACTGCCGGATGGGTATTTCTCATCGGGGAGCGCGGCAGCTACCAATGCATCTCTGACGAACATGTGCCGCCTGCGCTTAAATATCGCGGCGGGGAACCGATGCGCTGCGGTACCTGCTGGTGCGTTAACCGATTTTGGGACGGCCGCCTGGACAACGCCGTCAACATCCTGAATTGCAAACGGCTGGAGAAGGCTGCCTTGCATGCATGGGGAGATACGCAGGACATCACGCATCATGCGACCATACCGCTGAGATCGGGGGAAAAGCTGCTCGGACTGCTGAACGTTGCTGCACCGGGCAAGGCGCATTTCAGCGATAGCGAGCTCGCATTGCTGCAGGCGGTGGCCTATCAGATCGGCAGCGCGCTGGAACGGATGAGATTATATCGCGCAGAGCAGCGAAGGGCTGACCTGTATTCCAAGCTGGGCGAGTTCGGCAATGCCATGGGACAAGTCGTAAACGAAGCCGCAGGATCGGAAAATCTGGCCGGAACCGCCATCCGGCTGATCGGAAAATATTACGATTGGCCCATGATCCTTTTTCTTGTCCGGGAGAGCAAAGATTCTATCATCCAGGCCGATTATGTTCGCGGTTCAGGCATGCGTCTGCGGAAACGCCTTTTGTTGGAATCGGAGGCGGATATGCTTCCCGGCATGTTTGAACGCGAGACTTCAGCCGTGCTAAGCCAAGAGGAGATTGTCGCGATTGGAGCCGGCGGTGCGTTGGAGGCCGCATTGCCTGAACTTAGAGCAGGTGCGGTTGCTCCTGTTACATACGGAGCGTCGGAGGAGAAGGGATTGCTGGTGATCGGCAGAGATACGCTGAATGACGATGTACAGGCCGACCTGGAGGTATTGGAGGCGCTCGCGGACCATATCGGAACCGCATGGGAAGGAATGAAGCTGGCCGAACAGCGGCGCGAGCTGGCTCGGCTGGAGGAACGGAACCGACTGGCCAGGGATTTGCATGATTCGGTCAACCAGATGCTGTTTTCGCTGTCGCTGACGGCACAGGGGGCGGAGAGCATGCTGCCCGACTCGCCTGAGTGGGTACTCATCCGAGACGCCATGCAAGATATCCGCTCTCTGTCCAGGCAGGCGCTGAAGGA contains the following coding sequences:
- a CDS encoding XRE family transcriptional regulator, translated to MVEHAFGPYLKHLREQQGFSINQLADAAGISNSQISRIENGVRGVPKPATIRKLADALSASYPDMMQRAGYIEETGSVPGMADAPEWATYKDRRDFKKMLEEEDDLMFDGIPLDAEDKKRIKDVLTGLFWEAKKMNKRKKPNEPDDRQ
- a CDS encoding ArpU family phage packaging/lysis transcriptional regulator; translation: MEMTLPELDRRKTQAAVEAALEKYRIYKTVAFEEREAMVTASYTARFHGATNVTGDSTARTAIHNVDVRRARQAYCDTIETIVSRLSEKEQILVTERYMKDDDVFDYKVYNHVFDPPVSKDTYTKIRTRAFYKMALALADRGLINMDPLASSRAERKKLG
- a CDS encoding GAF domain-containing sensor histidine kinase; the encoded protein is MSEQAGIREMYTLKTIAETLNTSNDLGAMMDTVVGKLLELTGLTAGWVFLIGERGSYQCISDEHVPPALKYRGGEPMRCGTCWCVNRFWDGRLDNAVNILNCKRLEKAALHAWGDTQDITHHATIPLRSGEKLLGLLNVAAPGKAHFSDSELALLQAVAYQIGSALERMRLYRAEQRRADLYSKLGEFGNAMGQVVNEAAGSENLAGTAIRLIGKYYDWPMILFLVRESKDSIIQADYVRGSGMRLRKRLLLESEADMLPGMFERETSAVLSQEEIVAIGAGGALEAALPELRAGAVAPVTYGASEEKGLLVIGRDTLNDDVQADLEVLEALADHIGTAWEGMKLAEQRRELARLEERNRLARDLHDSVNQMLFSLSLTAQGAESMLPDSPEWVLIRDAMQDIRSLSRQALKEMRALILQLRPAGLERGMLEALREYGTGQGLIVSASCTGMRSMPRSIEEGLWRIGQEALNNVRKHAGVSAVDIRLELDAEQVMLTIKDKGNGGAKKRGGQPPGSLGLSIMRERAESLGGRLELTSSTRKGTSVKAVIPLPPEPILSQEEHR